In Streptomyces puniciscabiei, a single genomic region encodes these proteins:
- a CDS encoding HAMP domain-containing protein has translation MESGAATRGTKTRAKGGPSLGRRGDTTTVDTAALNRLLAALVSMRDGNFRKRLTVSGDGVMSEIAAVFNEVADRNLHLTGELSRVRRMVGREGKLTERLETGACEGSWASAIDASNALVDDLVWPVSEVGRVLTAVAEGDLSPRMELRTQSPDDGSGHPLRGEFLKVGRTVNNLVDQLSTFTDEVTRVASEVGTEGKLGGQARVRGMSGSWKDLTESVNTMARQLTAQVRDIALVTTAVARGDLSRKVTVQVAGEMLELKNTVNTMVEQLSSFSVEVTRVAREVGTEGILGGQAQVPGVAGVWKELTDSVNTMAGNLTAQVRGISQVTTAVANGDLSQKVTVPARGEVAQLAETINQMTETLRIFADEVTRVANEVGAEGRLGGQANVPGAAGTWKDLTDSVNTVFRNLTTQVRDIATVTTAVANGDLSQKVTVDVAGEMLELKNTVNGMVDQLSAFGAEVTRVAREIGVEGELGGQAQVPGAAGAWKDLTDSVNTAFRNLTGQVRNIAQVTTAVANGDLSQKVTVDVSGEMLKLKNTVNTMVDQLSSFADQVTRMARDVGTEGRLGGQARVDGVSGTWKELTDSVNFMAGNLTSQVRQIAQVTTAVARGDLSQKIDVDARGEILELKNTINTMVDQLSAFADQVTRVARDVGTEGRLGGQAQVPGVAGVWRDLTDSVNGMAGNLTAQVRNIAQVATAVARGDLSQKITVDARGEILELKNTLNTMVDQLSSFAQEVTRVAREVGTEGILGGQAEVQGVSGTWKDLTQSVNFMANNLTIQVRNIAEVTTAVAKGDLSKKITVDAKGEILELVTTVNTMVDQLSSFAEQVTRVAREVGTEGILGGQATVPGVTGIWKDLSNNVNLMANNLTMQVRNISQVASAVANGDLTRQVTIEARGEVAQLADTINIMVKTLSSFADQVTKVAREVGTDGILGGQAHVPGVAGTWKDLTESVNQMASNLTGQVRNIAMVTTAIAKGDLTKKIDIDARGEILELKTTINTMVDQLSSFAEEVTRVAREVGTEGQLGGQARVRDVDGTWRDLTESVNEMAGNLTRQVRAIARVATAVTRGDLNLKIDVDASGEIQELQDYINKMIANLRDTTIANKEQDWLKGNLARISGLMQGRRDLEDVASLIMSELTPVVSAQHGAFFVAMPLMEEGKDGGDGEDNYELRMLGSYGYSMGSMPTSFRPGEALVGTAAEEKRTILVENAPSGYLKISSGLGEAPPAQVIVLPVLFEGTVLGVIELASFTPFTQIQKDFLNQIAEMIATSVNTISVNTKTEQLLKQSQELTEQLRERSAELENRQKALQASNAELEEKAELLARQNRDIEVKNTEIEEARQVLEERAEQLAVSMRYKSEFLANMSHELRTPLNSLLILAKLLADNAEGNLSPKQVEFAETIHGAGSDLLQLINDILDLSKVEAGKMDVSPTRIALVQLVDYVEATFRPLTAEKGLDLSVRVSPELPATLHTDEQRLLQVLRNLLSNAVKFTDSGSVELVIRPAGADVPMGIREQLLEAGSLTDPDAPLIAFSVTDTGIGIAASKMRVIFEAFKQADGTTSRKYGGTGLGLSISREIAQLLGGEIHAQSEPGRGSTFTLYLPLHPSELPPQGYQQSVRPLEAGDLVAASEAEKSSELSAVEIETPAEVKSYRETQNGPAALFRRRRRGLPQGEERSEPWAALPEQDSAPHAARGVRFGGEKVLIVDDDIRNVFALTSVLEQHGLSVLYAENGREGIEVLEQHDDVAVVLMDIMMPEMDGYATTTAIRRMPQFAGLPIIALTAKAMKGDREKAIESGASDYVTKPVDPDHLLAVMQQWMGGK, from the coding sequence GTGGAGTCTGGCGCGGCGACGCGTGGCACGAAGACGCGCGCGAAAGGCGGACCGTCCCTGGGCAGGCGCGGTGACACCACCACCGTGGACACGGCTGCCCTGAACCGGCTGCTGGCGGCACTCGTCTCGATGCGCGACGGGAACTTCCGCAAGCGGCTCACCGTCTCCGGGGACGGTGTGATGTCGGAGATCGCGGCCGTCTTCAACGAGGTGGCCGACCGGAACCTGCATCTGACCGGGGAGCTGTCCCGGGTGCGGCGGATGGTGGGCCGTGAGGGAAAGCTCACGGAGCGGCTGGAGACGGGGGCCTGCGAGGGCTCCTGGGCGTCCGCGATCGACGCCTCCAACGCGCTCGTCGACGATCTGGTGTGGCCCGTGTCGGAGGTCGGCCGGGTGCTCACGGCGGTCGCCGAGGGCGATCTGTCACCGCGGATGGAGCTGCGGACGCAGTCCCCGGACGACGGCAGCGGGCATCCGCTGCGGGGCGAGTTCCTGAAGGTCGGCCGTACCGTCAACAACCTGGTCGACCAGTTGTCGACGTTCACGGACGAGGTCACGCGCGTGGCCAGCGAGGTCGGCACCGAGGGCAAGCTCGGCGGTCAGGCCCGGGTGCGCGGTATGTCCGGTTCGTGGAAGGACCTGACCGAGTCCGTCAACACCATGGCGCGGCAGCTGACCGCCCAGGTGCGCGACATCGCCCTGGTGACGACGGCCGTGGCCCGGGGTGACCTGTCCCGCAAAGTCACCGTGCAGGTCGCCGGCGAGATGCTGGAGCTGAAGAACACCGTCAACACGATGGTGGAGCAGCTGTCGTCCTTCTCCGTGGAGGTGACCCGGGTCGCCCGTGAGGTGGGCACCGAGGGCATCCTGGGCGGTCAGGCGCAGGTGCCGGGCGTGGCCGGGGTGTGGAAGGAGCTCACCGACTCCGTCAACACGATGGCGGGCAACCTGACCGCCCAGGTGCGAGGGATCTCGCAGGTCACGACCGCTGTCGCCAATGGCGATCTGTCGCAGAAGGTGACGGTTCCGGCGCGCGGCGAGGTGGCGCAGCTCGCCGAGACGATCAACCAGATGACCGAGACGCTGCGGATCTTCGCGGACGAGGTCACGCGCGTGGCGAACGAGGTCGGCGCGGAGGGCCGGCTGGGCGGACAGGCGAACGTGCCGGGCGCCGCCGGTACCTGGAAGGACCTGACGGACTCGGTCAACACGGTCTTCCGGAACCTCACCACCCAGGTGCGGGACATCGCCACGGTGACGACAGCCGTGGCCAACGGTGATCTGTCGCAGAAGGTCACGGTGGACGTGGCCGGCGAGATGCTGGAGCTGAAGAACACCGTCAACGGGATGGTGGACCAGTTGTCGGCGTTCGGTGCCGAGGTGACGCGGGTCGCGCGGGAGATCGGTGTCGAGGGTGAGCTGGGCGGCCAGGCGCAGGTGCCCGGTGCGGCCGGTGCGTGGAAAGACCTGACCGACTCCGTCAACACCGCGTTCCGCAACCTCACCGGGCAGGTGCGCAACATCGCCCAGGTGACCACGGCGGTGGCCAACGGCGATCTGTCGCAGAAGGTCACGGTCGACGTCTCCGGCGAGATGCTCAAGCTGAAGAACACCGTGAACACGATGGTGGACCAGCTGTCGAGCTTCGCCGACCAGGTCACGCGGATGGCGCGGGACGTGGGTACGGAGGGCCGGCTGGGCGGTCAGGCCCGGGTGGACGGTGTGTCGGGCACCTGGAAGGAGCTGACGGATTCCGTCAACTTCATGGCCGGCAACCTGACCTCGCAGGTGCGGCAGATCGCCCAGGTGACGACGGCCGTGGCGCGCGGTGACCTGTCGCAGAAGATCGACGTTGACGCGCGCGGCGAGATCCTTGAGCTGAAGAACACGATCAACACGATGGTTGATCAGCTGTCCGCCTTCGCCGACCAGGTGACCCGGGTGGCGCGGGACGTGGGTACGGAGGGCCGGCTGGGCGGTCAGGCGCAGGTGCCCGGTGTGGCCGGGGTATGGCGTGACCTGACCGACTCCGTGAACGGCATGGCCGGCAACCTGACGGCCCAGGTCCGCAACATCGCGCAGGTCGCGACGGCCGTGGCGCGCGGTGACCTCTCCCAGAAGATCACCGTGGACGCGCGCGGCGAGATCCTGGAGCTGAAGAACACCCTGAACACGATGGTGGACCAGCTGTCGTCGTTCGCCCAGGAGGTCACGCGAGTGGCGCGTGAGGTGGGTACGGAGGGCATTCTCGGCGGTCAGGCCGAGGTGCAGGGTGTCTCCGGCACCTGGAAGGACCTCACGCAGTCCGTGAACTTCATGGCGAACAACCTGACCATCCAGGTGCGCAACATCGCCGAGGTCACGACCGCGGTCGCCAAGGGCGACCTGTCGAAGAAGATCACTGTTGACGCGAAGGGCGAGATCCTTGAGCTCGTCACGACGGTCAACACCATGGTTGATCAGCTGTCCAGCTTCGCCGAGCAGGTGACCCGGGTGGCCCGTGAGGTGGGCACCGAGGGCATCCTGGGCGGCCAGGCCACCGTGCCGGGCGTCACCGGTATCTGGAAGGACCTCAGCAACAACGTCAACCTGATGGCCAACAACCTGACCATGCAGGTGCGGAACATCTCCCAGGTCGCCTCGGCCGTGGCCAACGGCGACCTGACGCGTCAGGTGACGATCGAGGCGCGCGGTGAGGTGGCGCAGCTCGCCGACACCATCAACATCATGGTCAAGACGCTGAGTTCGTTCGCGGACCAGGTCACCAAGGTGGCCCGTGAGGTGGGCACGGACGGCATCCTGGGCGGCCAGGCGCACGTACCGGGTGTGGCCGGCACCTGGAAGGACCTCACCGAGTCCGTGAACCAGATGGCGTCCAACCTGACCGGTCAGGTGCGGAACATCGCCATGGTCACCACGGCGATCGCCAAGGGTGACCTGACGAAGAAGATCGACATTGACGCGCGCGGCGAGATCCTGGAGCTGAAGACGACGATCAACACCATGGTTGATCAGCTGTCCAGTTTCGCCGAGGAGGTCACGCGCGTGGCCCGCGAGGTGGGCACGGAAGGACAGCTCGGCGGCCAGGCACGCGTGCGTGACGTCGACGGCACCTGGCGGGACCTGACCGAGTCGGTGAACGAGATGGCCGGGAACCTGACCCGGCAGGTGCGTGCCATCGCGCGCGTGGCGACCGCGGTGACTCGCGGCGACCTGAACCTGAAGATCGACGTCGACGCGTCCGGCGAGATCCAGGAACTGCAGGACTACATCAACAAGATGATCGCCAACCTGCGCGACACCACGATCGCCAACAAGGAGCAGGACTGGCTCAAGGGCAACCTGGCCCGCATCTCCGGCCTCATGCAGGGCCGCCGCGACCTGGAGGACGTGGCCTCGCTGATCATGAGCGAGCTGACGCCGGTGGTGTCCGCGCAGCACGGCGCGTTCTTCGTGGCGATGCCGCTGATGGAGGAGGGCAAGGACGGCGGCGACGGAGAGGACAACTACGAGCTGCGGATGCTGGGCTCGTACGGCTACTCGATGGGCTCCATGCCGACGTCGTTCCGGCCCGGTGAGGCGCTGGTCGGCACGGCCGCCGAGGAGAAGCGCACGATCCTGGTGGAGAACGCGCCCAGCGGCTATCTGAAGATCTCCTCCGGGCTCGGCGAGGCCCCGCCGGCGCAGGTGATCGTGCTGCCGGTGCTGTTCGAGGGCACGGTGCTCGGTGTGATCGAGCTGGCCTCCTTCACGCCGTTCACGCAGATCCAGAAGGACTTCCTCAACCAGATCGCCGAGATGATCGCCACGAGCGTCAACACCATCTCGGTCAACACCAAGACCGAGCAGCTGCTGAAGCAGTCGCAGGAGCTGACCGAGCAACTCCGGGAGCGCTCGGCGGAGTTGGAGAACCGGCAGAAGGCGCTGCAGGCCTCCAACGCCGAACTGGAGGAGAAGGCCGAGCTGCTGGCCCGGCAGAACCGGGACATCGAGGTGAAGAACACCGAGATCGAGGAGGCCCGGCAGGTCCTGGAGGAGCGCGCCGAGCAGCTCGCGGTGTCGATGCGCTACAAGAGCGAGTTCCTGGCCAACATGTCGCACGAGCTGCGTACGCCGCTCAACTCGCTGCTGATTCTGGCCAAGTTGCTCGCGGACAACGCCGAGGGCAACCTCTCGCCCAAGCAGGTGGAGTTCGCCGAGACCATCCACGGCGCCGGCTCCGACCTGCTCCAGCTGATCAACGACATCCTCGACCTGTCGAAGGTCGAGGCCGGCAAGATGGACGTCTCCCCGACACGTATCGCCCTGGTCCAGCTCGTGGACTACGTGGAGGCCACCTTCCGCCCGCTGACCGCGGAGAAGGGCCTGGACCTGTCCGTACGGGTCTCACCGGAGCTGCCCGCGACGCTGCACACCGACGAGCAGAGGCTGCTGCAGGTGCTGCGCAACCTGCTGTCGAACGCGGTGAAGTTCACCGATTCGGGATCGGTGGAGCTGGTGATCAGGCCGGCCGGCGCGGACGTGCCGATGGGCATCCGGGAGCAGCTGCTGGAGGCCGGCTCGCTGACCGATCCGGACGCGCCGCTGATCGCGTTCTCGGTGACCGACACCGGCATCGGCATCGCGGCCAGCAAGATGCGGGTGATCTTCGAGGCGTTCAAGCAGGCGGACGGCACGACCAGCCGCAAGTACGGCGGCACCGGCCTCGGCCTGTCGATCTCCCGGGAGATCGCGCAGCTGCTCGGCGGCGAGATCCACGCGCAGAGCGAGCCGGGCCGCGGCTCCACGTTCACGCTGTACCTGCCGCTGCACCCGAGCGAGCTGCCCCCGCAGGGCTACCAGCAGTCCGTGCGTCCACTGGAGGCCGGGGACCTGGTCGCCGCCTCCGAGGCGGAGAAGTCCTCGGAGCTGTCCGCCGTGGAGATCGAGACCCCGGCCGAGGTGAAGTCGTACCGGGAGACGCAGAACGGGCCGGCGGCGCTCTTCCGGCGCCGGCGCCGGGGCCTGCCGCAGGGCGAGGAGCGGTCCGAGCCCTGGGCGGCGCTGCCCGAGCAGGACAGCGCGCCGCACGCCGCGCGCGGAGTGCGGTTCGGCGGCGAGAAGGTGCTGATCGTCGACGACGACATCCGGAACGTGTTCGCCCTGACCAGCGTCCTGGAGCAGCACGGCCTGTCGGTGCTGTACGCCGAGAACGGGCGCGAGGGCATCGAGGTGCTGGAGCAGCACGACGACGTGGCGGTCGTGCTGATGGACATCATGATGCCCGAGATGGACGGCTACGCGACGACCACGGCGATCCGCAGGATGCCGCAGTTCGCCGGGCTCCCGATCATCGCGCTGACCGCGAAGGCGATGAAGGGCGACCGGGAGAAGGCGATCGAGTCGGGTGCCTCGGACTACGTGACCAAGCCGGTCGACCCGGATCATCTGCTGGCCGTGATGCAGCAGTGGATGGGTGGGAAGTGA